A stretch of Ipomoea triloba cultivar NCNSP0323 chromosome 11, ASM357664v1 DNA encodes these proteins:
- the LOC115996991 gene encoding mitogen-activated protein kinase kinase kinase 18-like, whose protein sequence is MSWIRGKIIGHGSSAAVSVATCRQSGEVFAVKSVELSKSEFLQREQRIFSTLNCPQIVEYKGCDVTWEENKAMFNVVMEFMPGGAVADAVKRGGGLEELAVGRYTKEIVQGLVYLHCNGIVHCDIKGGNILLGKSGAKIGDFGCSKWIFDAGAAAIGGTPLFMAPEVAQGKEQGFPADIWALGCTVIEMATGDSPWPNLTNPATLLYTIAFSGESPPVPAFLSDQAKDFLKNCLRRDPGERWTAKQLLSHPFLQQFDTSGKQNQELETISPTSVLDQGIWKSSSMAVQTSNSINCPHEQLNWFPEDKNSLNSPMQRVRQLCSNPGTMSDWTESSWITVRRRAEENIVGDFSREQSCSLGDSVSCCTDSSTLRQKFVGNGQTLGHQKERVVNQLPLFYIFLFLLLLFSFHFIPSPYKKMTY, encoded by the coding sequence ATGAGCTGGATCAGGGGCAAGATCATCGGCCACGGCTCCTCCGCCGCCGTGTCGGTGGCCACTTGCCGACAGTCAGGCGAGGTTTTCGCCGTTAAATCGGTGGAGCTTTCGAAGTCGGAGTTCTTGCAAAGAGAGCAGCGTATCTTCTCCACTTTAAACTGCCCGCAAATTGTGGAGTACAAAGGGTGCGATGTTACGTGGGAGGAGAATAAGGCGATGTTCAACGTCGTGATGGAGTTTATGCCCGGCGGCGCGGTGGCGGATGCGGTTAAACGCGGCGGCGGGCTCGAGGAATTAGCGGTTGGTCGTTACACGAAGGAGATTGTACAGGGGCTTGTATACTTGCATTGTAATGGAATCGTGCATTGCGATATTAAGGGCGGGAATATTTTGTTAGGTAAGAGCGGCGCCAAAATTGGGGATTTTGGATGCTCAAAGTGGATTTTCGACGCCGGCGCCGCCGCAATCGGCGGCACGCCGTTGTTCATGGCGCCGGAGGTGGCGCAGGGGAAAGAACAGGGGTTTCCGGCGGATATTTGGGCGTTAGGATGCACAGTCATAGAAATGGCCACCGGTGACTCGCCGTGGCCTAATCTCACTAACCCGGCAACACTCCTCTACACAATAGCGTTTTCCGGCGAGTCTCCGCCGGTTCCCGCCTTCCTCTCCGACCAAGCCAAAGACTTCCTTAAAAACTGCCTCCGACGAGACCCCGGAGAACGATGGACGGCGAAGCAACTCCTCTCACACCCATTTCTCCAACAATTCGACACTTCCGGCAAACAAAATCAAGAACTGGAAACAATTTCTCCGACGAGCGTTCTTGATCAAGGCATCTGGAAGTCATCATCAATGGCGGTCCAGACGAGCAATTCAATAAATTGTCCGCACGAACAGCTCAATTGGTTCCCGGAGGATAAAAATTCATTAAATTCTCCGATGCAAAGGGTAAGACAACTATGTTCGAATCCAGGAACGATGTCGGATTGGACTGAGAGCTCTTGGATCACTGTCAGAAGAAGAGCAGAGGAAAACATCGTCGGAGATTTTAGCAGAGAACAAAGTTGCTCACTAGGTGATAGTGTCAGTTGTTGTACTGATTCATCAACCTTACGCCAAAAATTTGTTGGCAATGGTCAAACTTTGGGACACCAAAAAGAAAGAGTAGTTAATCAGTTACCGTTATTTTATATCTTcctcttcttattattattattttcttttcactttATTCCATCCCCATATAAGAAAATGACTTAc